Proteins found in one Hyla sarda isolate aHylSar1 chromosome 7, aHylSar1.hap1, whole genome shotgun sequence genomic segment:
- the LOC130282178 gene encoding zinc finger protein OZF-like isoform X2 gives MEEWEYIEGHKDLYNDVVMETDQHLESLDQSSEGNTPERCPSPICSQDGHIEDNQSVDEDCIIEPNPDYNQEPNKVEDVNMWQVEVVPEMKGQRTHAKSKPQHREPVIDLTPEVSSIIPEMCPSPPRPKPYALKEKAFKRHNEDENLNIVIIDIEEEDDDYLGDDQDFKMEAQTPRHVSIDLDDDDDDDEEPSEICHLPSPEKNYDYHNFHPGADYNYEMQHFAQSPELNSFHYKHEQYFQDPRVKIHQNVKSKQHVCSECGKCFPRNNDLVMHKRLHRGKVPLVCSVCGKCFPSNSHLLIHLRIHAGEKPFGCSECGKSFKSNSHLVTHLRIHRGEKPFVCPECGKSFNDKSNFGRHKRIHTGERPYACSECGKGFNRKANLLIHQRTHTGEKPFACCDCGKRYTSKAELVRHKVFHVEGKQFSCLECDEKFNEKSTLLIHQMVHKGEKPFSCAECGKCFANNSQLVTHERIHKGEKPFVCPECGKSFNDKSNFIRHKKIHTGEKPFACFECGKVFNRRANLLLHQRTHTGEKPFSCSLCGKCFTSNSGLVVHQRLHFGE, from the exons atggaggagtgggaataCATAGAAGGACATAAGGATCTGTACAATGACGTTGTGATGGAGACCGATCAGCACCTGGAATCACTGG ATCAGTCCAGTGAGGGGAATACACCAGAGAGGTGTCCTAGCCCAATCTGTTCACAGGACGGTCATATAGAGGACAACCAAAGTGTGGATGAAGATTGTATAATCGAGCCTAATCCAGACTATAACCAGGAGCCCAACAAG GTTGAAGATGTAAACATGTGGCAAGTTGAAGTTGTCCCTGAAATGAAAGGACAAAGGACGCATGCTAAAAGTAAACCGCAGCACAGGGAACCGGTTATAGATCTCACCCCAG AAGTATCCAGTATTATTCCAGAAATGTGCCCCAGTCCTCCTCGTCCAAAACCTTATGCATTAAAAGAGAAAGCCTTCAAAAGACACAATGAG GATGAAAATCTAAATATTGTCATCATTGATATTGAAGAAGAAGATGACGATTATTTAGGAGATGACCAGGATTTTAAGATGGAGGCACAGACTCCAAGACATGTTAGTATAG accttgatgatgatgatgatgatgacgaagaACCTTCAGAAATCTGTCACCTCCCTTCCCCAGAAAAAAATTACGACTACCATAACTTTCACCCTGGTGCTGACTATAACTATGAAATGCAGCATTTTGCACAAAGTCCTGAATTGAATTCTTTTCACTACAAACATGAACAGTATTTCCAGGATCCTAGAGTTAAAATCCATCAAAATGTGAAAAGTAAACAGCACGTTTGTTCAGAATGCGGAAAATGTTTTCCTCGGAATAACGATCTGGTAATGCATAAGAGATTGCACCGTGGGAAGGTCCCCCTAGTATGCTCTGTGTGCGGCAAATGCTTCCCCAGCAATTCCCACCTCTTGATACATCTGAGGATCCATGCGGGAGAGAAACCTTTCGgttgttcagaatgtggtaagaGTTTTAAGAGTAACTCTCATCTGGTGACTCACCTGAGGATCCACAGAGGAGAAAAGCCTTTTGTTTGTCCGGAATGTGGAAAAAGCTTTAATGACAagtcaaattttgggaggcacaAGAGAATCCACACGGGGGAGAGACCATATGCATGCAGCGAATGTGGAAAAGGCTTTAATCGTAAAGCTAACCTACTCATTCACCAGAGAACCCACACGGGGGAAAAGCCCTTTGCCTGCTGCGATTGCGGGAAACGTTACACCAGCAAAGCCGAACTGGTCCGACATAAAGTCTTCCACGTGGAAGGGAAGCAGTTTTCATGTCTAGAATGTGACGAAAAATTTAATGAGAaatccactctcctcatccaccagATGGTTCACaaaggagagaaaccattttcctgtgccgaatgtgggaaatgttttgcaaaTAACTCCCAGCTGGTAACACACGAGCGCATTCACAAAGGAGAGAAGCCGTTTGTGTGTCCCGAATGCGGGAAAAGCTTTAATGACAAGTCCAATTTTATCCGACACAAGAAGATCCACACTGGGGAGAAGCCTTTCGCTTGTTTCGAGTGCGGCAAAGTCTTCAACCGGAGAGCGAATCTCTTgttacatcagagaactcacacaggagaaaagccattttcctGTTCACTGTGTGGAAAGTGTTTTACAAGTAATTCAGGGCTCGTCGTACATCAAAGACTTCATTTTGGGGAATAG
- the LOC130282178 gene encoding zinc finger protein 436-like isoform X1, which translates to MDKEKGHVTEQILSLTLEIIYLLTGEDYGPMKKSLDPGAPSSRLHLSGKLGRTQSPVAFPIYERNNEQKILELSNKIIHLLTGEVPIRYQDVIVCFTMEEWEYIEGHKDLYNDVVMETDQHLESLDQSSEGNTPERCPSPICSQDGHIEDNQSVDEDCIIEPNPDYNQEPNKVEDVNMWQVEVVPEMKGQRTHAKSKPQHREPVIDLTPEVSSIIPEMCPSPPRPKPYALKEKAFKRHNEDENLNIVIIDIEEEDDDYLGDDQDFKMEAQTPRHVSIDLDDDDDDDEEPSEICHLPSPEKNYDYHNFHPGADYNYEMQHFAQSPELNSFHYKHEQYFQDPRVKIHQNVKSKQHVCSECGKCFPRNNDLVMHKRLHRGKVPLVCSVCGKCFPSNSHLLIHLRIHAGEKPFGCSECGKSFKSNSHLVTHLRIHRGEKPFVCPECGKSFNDKSNFGRHKRIHTGERPYACSECGKGFNRKANLLIHQRTHTGEKPFACCDCGKRYTSKAELVRHKVFHVEGKQFSCLECDEKFNEKSTLLIHQMVHKGEKPFSCAECGKCFANNSQLVTHERIHKGEKPFVCPECGKSFNDKSNFIRHKKIHTGEKPFACFECGKVFNRRANLLLHQRTHTGEKPFSCSLCGKCFTSNSGLVVHQRLHFGE; encoded by the exons ATGGACAAGGAGAAGGGTCACGTAACTGAACAAATATTAAGTCTCACCCTGGAGATCATTtatctgctgactggagag GATTATGGACCCATGAAGAAGTCTCTTGATCCCGGGGCACCCAGCAGCCGTCTTCACCTCTCAGGAAAGCTGGGCCGGACCCAGAGCCCTGTCGCATTCCCAATATATGAGAGGAACAAtgagcagaagatcctagaactctcAAACAAGATCATTcatctgctgactggagag gttcctataaggtatCAGGATGTCATTGTCTGTTTcaccatggaggagtgggaataCATAGAAGGACATAAGGATCTGTACAATGACGTTGTGATGGAGACCGATCAGCACCTGGAATCACTGG ATCAGTCCAGTGAGGGGAATACACCAGAGAGGTGTCCTAGCCCAATCTGTTCACAGGACGGTCATATAGAGGACAACCAAAGTGTGGATGAAGATTGTATAATCGAGCCTAATCCAGACTATAACCAGGAGCCCAACAAG GTTGAAGATGTAAACATGTGGCAAGTTGAAGTTGTCCCTGAAATGAAAGGACAAAGGACGCATGCTAAAAGTAAACCGCAGCACAGGGAACCGGTTATAGATCTCACCCCAG AAGTATCCAGTATTATTCCAGAAATGTGCCCCAGTCCTCCTCGTCCAAAACCTTATGCATTAAAAGAGAAAGCCTTCAAAAGACACAATGAG GATGAAAATCTAAATATTGTCATCATTGATATTGAAGAAGAAGATGACGATTATTTAGGAGATGACCAGGATTTTAAGATGGAGGCACAGACTCCAAGACATGTTAGTATAG accttgatgatgatgatgatgatgacgaagaACCTTCAGAAATCTGTCACCTCCCTTCCCCAGAAAAAAATTACGACTACCATAACTTTCACCCTGGTGCTGACTATAACTATGAAATGCAGCATTTTGCACAAAGTCCTGAATTGAATTCTTTTCACTACAAACATGAACAGTATTTCCAGGATCCTAGAGTTAAAATCCATCAAAATGTGAAAAGTAAACAGCACGTTTGTTCAGAATGCGGAAAATGTTTTCCTCGGAATAACGATCTGGTAATGCATAAGAGATTGCACCGTGGGAAGGTCCCCCTAGTATGCTCTGTGTGCGGCAAATGCTTCCCCAGCAATTCCCACCTCTTGATACATCTGAGGATCCATGCGGGAGAGAAACCTTTCGgttgttcagaatgtggtaagaGTTTTAAGAGTAACTCTCATCTGGTGACTCACCTGAGGATCCACAGAGGAGAAAAGCCTTTTGTTTGTCCGGAATGTGGAAAAAGCTTTAATGACAagtcaaattttgggaggcacaAGAGAATCCACACGGGGGAGAGACCATATGCATGCAGCGAATGTGGAAAAGGCTTTAATCGTAAAGCTAACCTACTCATTCACCAGAGAACCCACACGGGGGAAAAGCCCTTTGCCTGCTGCGATTGCGGGAAACGTTACACCAGCAAAGCCGAACTGGTCCGACATAAAGTCTTCCACGTGGAAGGGAAGCAGTTTTCATGTCTAGAATGTGACGAAAAATTTAATGAGAaatccactctcctcatccaccagATGGTTCACaaaggagagaaaccattttcctgtgccgaatgtgggaaatgttttgcaaaTAACTCCCAGCTGGTAACACACGAGCGCATTCACAAAGGAGAGAAGCCGTTTGTGTGTCCCGAATGCGGGAAAAGCTTTAATGACAAGTCCAATTTTATCCGACACAAGAAGATCCACACTGGGGAGAAGCCTTTCGCTTGTTTCGAGTGCGGCAAAGTCTTCAACCGGAGAGCGAATCTCTTgttacatcagagaactcacacaggagaaaagccattttcctGTTCACTGTGTGGAAAGTGTTTTACAAGTAATTCAGGGCTCGTCGTACATCAAAGACTTCATTTTGGGGAATAG